The genomic interval CGGGATCGCGTCGAGCCCGGAAGCGATGAATCGGTGACGGGATCGGGGTCCCTCCGCGGCGCGGGAGTCTTTATCAAAGCGAGCCGGGTCGCCGAGTTTCGTGATGGGCCCGTAGCTCAGGCCGGCAGAGCAGGCGGCTCTTAACCGCAAGGTCAGGGGTTCAAATCCCCTCGGGCCCGTCGTACCCTCGCGTTGGCGAGAACGGGGGATCGCGCCGCGCCCCCGCCGTCTCTTTCTACTTGCCGGAGGTGAACGGCGCCGGAGGCGAGAGGGTGGCGATGGGCATTCCCCGGGAGACGGTCGCTCGGCTGGTGAAGGAAAATGAGGGGCACGACTGCCCCGAGCACCCCGAGATCTGCGTACGGCTGGAGGCGGCGGCGGATCTCCCGACCCGCTTCGGGGACTACCAGGTGGTGGCGTTCTGGAACAACCTCGATCGGAAGGAGCACGCGGCCTTCGTCCACGGGGATATCTTCGAGCAGGAGGCGGTCCCGGTGCGGATCCACTCCGAATGTCTCACCGGGGACGCCATCGGCTCGCTGCGGTGCGACTGCCGCGATCAGCTCATCGAGTCGCTGGAGCGCATCGGGAAGATGGACACGGGGGTCGTACTGTACCTCCGGCAGGAGGGTCGCGGGATCGGTTTCACCAACAAGATCCGGGCCTACGAGCTTCAGGACGCGGGGTACGACACGGTTCA from Thermoplasmata archaeon carries:
- the ribA gene encoding GTP cyclohydrolase II; the protein is MKENEGHDCPEHPEICVRLEAAADLPTRFGDYQVVAFWNNLDRKEHAAFVHGDIFEQEAVPVRIHSECLTGDAIGSLRCDCRDQLIESLERIGKMDTGVVLYLRQEGRGIGFTNKIRAYELQDAGYDTVQANELLGFKADERDYAIAAHMLASLHVKSVKVMTNNPQKLADLERHGVRVVGRIPIVVPANQVNGPYLDTKRKRMGHLLVVEQPDDLVDYPNRAGPSG